A window from Panulirus ornatus isolate Po-2019 chromosome 29, ASM3632096v1, whole genome shotgun sequence encodes these proteins:
- the LOC139758134 gene encoding uncharacterized protein — translation MIKDDGSVIHFNNPKVQASLNANTFAVSGHAESKQVTEMLPGILNHLGTEGFNQLKRLASSVSAGNVTAGGIDEDDDDVPELVEDFEAASKTETADMGKLTAPSQGLVIEDIKEDLDDVPELIEAGQETTVVSDVTKKEEKKEISSAEVETKEAVNTEMEGTPVPVMESAEKDVRSSQEEETKKEAPGSAKEKVKKEGPVPAKEKVKKEAPALKEKTKKEAPVLKDKNKKEAPLKDKKKEAPVLNKEKTKKEVNGLTKEKVKKETPAQEKVKKETPAKEKVKKETPAQEKVKKETPAKEKVKKETPAQEKVKKETPAKEKVKKETPAKEKVKKETPAQEKVKKETPAQEKVKKETPAQEKVKKETPAQEKVKKETPAQEKVKKETPAKEKVKKETPAKEKVKKETPAPQKEGNEKSAPTSKKKAAKEAAKKKGTSTKETKQEVVPAPVKEEEAGPAVAKEEVTASAPAKEEGAVPVPAQEQEAVPVPAKEEGAAPIPAKELETAPASTEEKETPPVPVKEEVIPPSLVTEDIASPTLSKEEVAPPAAVKETKVEPTPVKEEEAASTPVKEEHPALAPSKEKEVASTPVKEEKAAAVSAQVEVPSHPKSEAASVPPAKGEDNVPTSVLVQEKAAVASGKKGGKGVTPRKEKKVSSAASKEAVPAPIKKSKKEDAAVPAMDEKKGKGTSNIVKEEVRDKTISASVREEAKNPSATVLETKEEVVLDNSKETIPVLSKEVAEKQIAPISDLNKETTPASGSAVEAAEGSVPPIGSGPAPAAIDGAQALPVSTEAAQVPSVKENVLGPIPTLVADTVPASTANEAELVSHAAKQVAPGPAAAKTAAPTLPSAKEAALAPASSAKEAAPAPASSGKEAAPAPASSAKEAAPAPASSAKEAAPAPASSAKEAAPPPASSGKVAAPAPASSGKEAAPAPASSGKEAAPAPASSGKEAAPAPASSGKEAAPAPASSAKEAAPAPASSGKEAAPAPASSGKEAAPAPASSGKEAAPAPACSAKEAAPPPASSGKEAAPAPASSAKEAAPPPASSGKEAAPAPASSAKEAAPPPASSGKEAAPAPASSTKEAPPASSAKEAVPAPASSSKEAVPAPASPAKEAAPAPASSAKEAAPAPSSLAKEAAPAPSSLAKEAAPAPSSSLKEAAPAPASSSKEAAPAPASSAKEAAPAPTSSAKEAAPAPASSAKEAAPAPESSGKEAAPAPASSGKEAAPAPASSAKEAAPAPASSGKEAAPAPSSLAKEAAPAPSSSLKEAAPAPASSSKEAAPAPASSAKEAALAPASSAKEAAPAPASSAKEAAPAPASSASESAVAPVASPMEAAPTLVASPMEASPASTAAVKEVAVAPAPPAKEAAAAPVAGNKEVAPTLVASPMEAAPASTAAVKEVAVAPAPPVKEAAVAPAPPAKEAAAAPVAGNKEAPPAPASPTKDAALASVKEASSAPAALAQEATSAPASSSESATAPVHPAKEATSLAAKEAALTSPTQSKSPDHVPAPVTTPSSTVAPVAAAFEVVAPSPSPAQAPASVPNLMQNPGAGFVPAPASSLLASRIQSPASSVSPVPAPVSAPIPATTPAPAPAPTPAPTPAPTPAPASTRPQARIGPSGQPTKSKHAKKQKQKGK, via the coding sequence CTGATATGGGGAAATTGACAGCACCAAGTCAGGGGCTAGTTATAGAGGATATCAAGGAAGACCTTGATGACGTGCCAGAACTAAtagaagcaggacaggagactaCAGTTGTCTCTGACGTTacaaagaaagaggaaaagaaagaaatatcctCTGCTGAGGTGGAGACTAAGGAAGCAGTCAACACTGAAATGGAGGGGACTCCTGTCCCTGTTATGGAGTCTGCTGAGAAAGATGTCCGTTCCTCCCAGGAGGAGGAAACCAAGAAAGAAGCCCCTGGTTCTGCcaaagaaaaggtaaaaaaggAAGGCCCTGTTCCTGCTAAGGAGAAGGTAAAGAAAGAAGCCCCTGCCCTAAAGGAAAAGACCAAGAAGGAAGCCCCTGTCCTAAAGGATAAGAACAAGAAGGAAGCCCCccttaaagataaaaaaaaggaagccCCTGTTCTTAACAAGGAAAAAACCAAGAAGGAAGTCAATGGCCTAACTAAGGAAAAGGTGAAGAAGGAAACACCTGCCCAGGAAAAGGTGAAGAAGGAAACACCTGCcaaggaaaaggtgaagaagGAAACACCTGCCCAAGAAAAGGTGAAGAAGGAAACACCTGCcaaggaaaaggtgaagaagGAAACACCTGCccaggaaaaggtgaagaaagaAACCCCTGCcaaggaaaaggtgaagaaagaAACCCCTGCcaaggaaaaggtgaagaagGAAACACCTGCCCAGGAAAAGGTGAAGAAGGAAACACCTGCCCAGGAAAAGGTTAAGAAGGAAACACCTGCCCAGGAAAAGGTTAAGAAGGAAACACCTGCCCAGGAAAAGGTTAAGAAGGAAACACCTGCCCAGGAAAAGGTGAAGAAGGAAACACCTGCCaaggaaaaggtgaaaaaggaaacacCTGCcaaggaaaaggtgaagaagGAAACACCTGCCCCTCAaaaggagggaaatgaaaagtCAGCTCCTACTTCCAAAAAGAAGGCAGCTAAGGAAGCTGCCAAGAAGAAAGGTACATCTACGAAAGAGACAAAGCAGGAAGTAGTACCAGCCCCAGTCAAGGAAGAAGAGGCTGGACCAGCTGTTGCTAAGGAGGAAGTGACAGCATCTGCTCCAGCCAAAGAGGAAGGAGCAGTACCCGTCCCTGCCCAGGAGCAAGAGGCAGTACCTGTCCCTGCCAAGGAGGAAGGGGCAGCTCCTATCCCAGCCAAGGAGCTAGAGACAGCTCCTGCCTCTACCGAGGAGAAAGAAACACCACCTGTTCCAGTCAAGGAGGAAGTGATCCCACCTTCATTGGTCACAGAGGACATAGCATCACCTACTCTTTCCAAGGAGGAAGTGGCACCACCTGCTGCTGTCAAAGAGACAAAGGTAGAACCAACTCCTGTCAAGGAGGAAGAGGCAGCATCTACCCCTGTCAAGGAAGAACATCCAGCACTTGCTCCTTCCAAGGAGAAAGAGGTTGCATCTACCCCTGTCAAGGAGGAGAAAGCGGCTGCTGTCTCTGCTCAAGTGGAAGTACCATCCCATCCAAAGAGTGAAGCAGCTTCAGTACCTCCAGCGAAGGGAGAAGACAATGTTCCTACTTCAGTCCTTGTACAAGAGAAAGCTGCTGTTGCTTCTGGGAAGAAAGGTGGTAAGGGGGTAACCCCTCGTAAGGAAAAAAAGGTTTCTTCTGCTGCTTCAAAGGAAGCAGTTCCCGCGCCAATCAAAAAGTCAAAGAAGGAAGATGCTGCTGTTCCAGCaatggatgagaagaaaggaaaaggtACTTCTAATATTGTTAAGGAAGAGGTGAGGGATAAAACCATTTCTGCCTCTGTCAGGGAAGAAGCAAAGAACCCATCTGCCACTGTCTTAGAGACAAAAGAGGAAGTTGTCTTAGATAATTCCAAGGAAACTATTCCTGTCCTTTCGAAGGAAGTAGCTGAAAAACAAATTGCTCCTATCTCAGATTTAAACAAGGAAACTACTCCAGCATCAGGATCAGCTGTAGAGGCTGCTGAAGGATCTGTCCCTCCCATAGGGTCTGGTCCTGCACCTGCTGCTATTGATGGTGCTCAGGCACTTCCTGTTTCCACAGAAGCTGCTCAGGTACCTTCTGTAAAGGAGAATGTTCTGGGACCGATTCCTACCCTGGTGGCAGATACAGTTCCTGCATCTACTGCTAATGAAGCTGAATTGGTTTCACATGCTGCCAAGCAGGTTGCTCCAGGACCTGCTGCTGCCAAGACGGCTGCTCCAACACTTCCATCTGCCAAAGAGGCTGCCCTAGCACCTGCATCTTCTGCCAAGGAAGCAGCTCCAGCACCTGCATCTTCTGGTAAGGAAGCAGCTCCAGCACCTGCATCTTCTGCCAAGGAAGCAGCTCCAGCACCTGCATCTTCTGCTAAGGAAGCAGCTCCAGCACCTGCATCTTCTGCCAAGGAAGCTGCTCCACCACCTGCATCTTCTGGTAAGGTAGCTGCTCCAGCACCTGCATCTTCTGGTAAGGAAGCTGCTCCAGCACCTGCATCTTCTGGTAAGGAAGCAGCTCCAGCACCTGCATCTTCTGGTAAGGAAGCTGCTCCAGCACCTGCATCTTCTGGTAAGGAAGCAGCTCCAGCACCTGCATCTTCTGCCAAGGAAGCAGCTCCAGCACCTGCATCTTCTGGTAAGGAAGCAGCTCCAGCACCTGCATCTTCTGGTAAGGAAGCAGCTCCAGCACCTGCATCTTCTGGTAAGGAAGCAGCTCCTGCACCTGCATGTTCTGCCAAGGAAGCAGCTCCACCACCTGCATCTTCTGGTAAGGAAGCAGCTCCAGCACCTGCATCTTCTGCTAAGGAAGCAGCTCCACCACCTGCATCTTCTGGTAAGGAAGCAGCTCCAGCACCTGCATCTTCTGCCAAGGAAGCTGCTCCACCACCTGCATCTTCTGGTAAGGAAGCAGCTCCAGCACCTGCATCTTCTACTAAGGAAGCACCACCTGCATCTTCTGCCAAGGAAGCAGTTCCAGCACCTGCATCTTCTAGTAAGGAAGCAGTTCCAGCACCTGCATCTCCTGCCAAGGAAGCAGCTCCAGCACCTGCATCTTCTGCCAAGGAAGCAGCTCCAGCACCCTCATCTCTTGCCAAGGAAGCAGCTCCAGCACCCTCATCTCTTGCCAAGGAAGCAGCTCCAGCACCCTCATCATCTCTCAAGGAAGCAGCTCCAGCACCTGCATCTTCTAGTAAGGAAGCAGCTCCAGCACCTGCATCTTCTGCCAAGGAAGCAGCTCCAGCACCTACATCTTCTGCCAAGGAAGCAGCTCCAGCACCTGCATCTTCTGCCAAGGAAGCAGCTCCAGCACCTGAATCTTCTGGTAAGGAAGCAGCTCCAGCACCTGCATCTTCTGGTAAGGAAGCAGCTCCAGCACCTGCATCTTCTGCCAAGGAAGCAGCTCCAGCACCTGCATCTTCTGGTAAGGAAGCAGCTCCAGCACCCTCATCTCTTGCCAAGGAAGCAGCTCCAGCACCCTCATCATCTCTCAAGGAAGCAGCTCCAGCACCTGCATCTTCTAGTAAGGAAGCAGCTCCAGCACCTGCATCTTCTGCCAAGGAAGCAGCTTTAGCACCTGCATCTTCTGCCAAGGAAGCAGCTCCAGCACCTGCATCTTCTGCCAAAGAAGCTGCTCCAGCACCTGCATCCTCTGCCAGTGAGTCTGCTGTAGCACCTGTTGCATCTCCCATGGAGGCTGCTCCAACACTTGTTGCTTCACCCATGGAGGCTTCTCCAGCATCTACTGCTGCCGTTAAGGAGGTTGCTGTAGCACCTGCCCCACCTGCCAAGGAGGCTGCTGCAGCACCTGTTGCTGGTAACAAGGAGGTTGCTCCAACACTTGTTGCTTCACCCATGGAGGCTGCTCCAGCATCTACTGCTGCTGTTAAGGAGGTTGCTGTAGCACCTGCCCCACCTGTCAAGGAGGCTGCTGTAGCACCTGCCCCACCTGCCAAGGAGGCTGCTGCAGCACCTGTTGCTGGTAACAAGGAGGCTCCACCAGCCCCTGCATCTCCTACTAAGGATGCTGCTTTAGCATCTGTCAAGGAGGCTTCTTCAGCACCTGCTGCTCTTGCCCAGGAGGCTACCTCAGCACCTGCTTCTTCAAGTGAGTCTGCAACAGCACCTGTGCATCCTGCCAAGGAGGCTACTTCTCTTGCAGCCAAGGAAGCAGCCCTGACTTCTCCAACCCAAAGCAAATCTCCAGATCATGTGCCAGCTCCAGTTACCACTCCTTCATCAACTGTGGCCCCAGTCGCTGCTGCTTTTGAAGTTGTTGCTCCATCGCCTAGTCCCGCACAAGCTCCGGCCTCCGTTCCTAATCTTATGCAAAATCCAGGTGCAGGCTTTGTTCCTGCACCAGCTTCATCCTTATTAGCCTCTCGCATTCAAAGTCCTGCTTCATCAGTTTCACCTGTCCCAGCACCTGTTTCAGCCCCCATTCCTGCCACAACCCCTGCTCCAGCCCCTGCCCCAACCCCTGCCCCAACCCCTGCCCCAACCCCTGCCCCTGCCTCTACTCGTCCCCAAGCTCGGATTGGACCCTCTGGACAGCCAACGAAGAGCAAACATGCTaagaagcagaagcagaaggGGAAGTAG